A region of Zeugodacus cucurbitae isolate PBARC_wt_2022May chromosome 5, idZeuCucr1.2, whole genome shotgun sequence DNA encodes the following proteins:
- the LOC105208789 gene encoding cuticle protein 16.5 encodes MAFKVIFVLAALVACAHARPGGPAAYSISAPSVDHASVGSSQEHTVKGHYGQSSQSDYSSAVQTAHSQSHVQRSSISNDAGLAPHVGGHIIAAAAPIAHAYAAPAAYAAHAYTAPAAATISHGYAAPALTLAHSAPALSHGIAYAAPAASYHAPAYSYQAPAIQYAAATAPAYGHYAAAPAALSHSYVAAAPAATLKYASAPAYVGPALLGHASLAHGLPLAAPALAPLAVKTLAAPALVHTAVAGHGVHYGY; translated from the exons atggctTTCAAG GTTATTTTCGTTCTTGCCGCTTTGGTTGCCTGCGCGCATGCCAGACCCGGTGGCCCCGCTGCCTACTCCATCTCCGCGCCCAGCGTGGATCATGCCTCTGTGGGCAGCTCGCAGGAGCACACCGTCAAGGGTCACTACGGCCAGTCGTCGCAGTCGGACTACTCCAGCGCCGTGCAGACTGCGCATTCGCAATCGCACGTGCAGCGCTCAAGCATCAGCAATGACGCCGGACTGGCGCCACATGTCGGTG GTCATATCATCGCCGCCGCCGCGCCCATCGCTCACGCATATGCCGCGCCGGCCGCCTACGCCGCGCATGCCTACACCGCTCCAGCCGCCGCCACCATCAGTCACGGCTACGCGGCGCCCGCTTTGACTTTGGCACACTCTGCTCCGGCTCTCTCGCATGGCATCGCCTACGCCGCACCGGCTGCGAGTTATCACGCTCCCGCTTACAGCTACCAAGCTCCCGCTATTCAGTATGCTGCTGCCACTGCGCCCGCCTATGGTCATTATGCCGCCGCTCCTGCCGCTCTCTCGCATAGCTATGTCGCTGCTGCACCCGCCGCCACTTTGAAATACGCTTCGGCACCGGCTTATG TAGGACCCGCACTACTTGGACACGCTAGCTTGGCACATGGTTTACCACTCGCTGCACCAGCCTTGGCACCGCTCGCCGTTAA GACCCTCGCCGCACCCGCTTTAGTGCATACCGCCGTTGCTGGACATGGAGTGCATTACGGTTACTAA